One Setaria viridis chromosome 5, Setaria_viridis_v4.0, whole genome shotgun sequence genomic region harbors:
- the LOC117858661 gene encoding uncharacterized protein yields the protein MDIAGMFRPALEKIKSSIPSAADYARVLTGSFNDRTSLLLGAELAGRPAQAEEEPAPPAQEQEAAPTSITTVVHAFDIEAATPLQAAASAGEGGRDQEPADQLDAESRRVAKSVQTVCLFAASASLVLFVNRPSRDDSPSQQSKQPAGAAALYSAGLAFISLGFFSSLVLSMFSIVARPGEAAVARVQKWGMMVAVASVVVAFTLRMCMVMLPAASL from the coding sequence ATGGATATCGCGGGGATGTTCCGGCCAGCTCTCGAGAAGATCAAGTCTTCCATCCCTTCCGCCGCTGACTACGCCCGCGTCCTCACCGGCTCCTTCAACGACCGGACTAGCCTGCTGCTcggcgccgagctcgccggGCGCCCAGcgcaggcggaggaggagcccgctCCTCCGGCGCAAGAACAAGAGGCGGCGCCGACATCGATCACGACCGTCGTCCACGCGTTCGACATCGAGGCGGCGACGCCGCTgcaagccgccgcctccgccggcgaaGGAGGACGCGACCAGGAGCCGGCCGACCAGCTGGACGCGGAGTCGAGGCGCGTGGCGAAGAGCGTCCAGACCGTGTGCCTCTTCGCCGCGTCGGCCTCGCTGGTGCTGTTCGTCAACCGCCCCAGCAGGGACGACTCCCCGAGCCAGCAGAGCAAgcagcccgccggcgccgccgccctgtaCAGCGCGGGCCTGGCGTTCATCAGCCTGGGCTTCTTCTCGAGCCTGGTGCTCTCAATGTTCTCGATCGTGGCGAggcccggcgaggcggcggtggccaggGTGCAGAAGTGGGGGATGATGGTGGCCGTCGCGTCCGTGGTCGTGGCGTTCACGCTGCGCATGTGCATGGTGATGCTCCCCGCAGCGTCGCTGTAG